The Phaeobacter gallaeciensis DSM 26640 genomic sequence GAGAGCATCTGCACCAGTCAGATCGCCTAAGGGATGGCAGAGATGGATCTGCGTGTCCGCCGCAAAAACTTTGGCCATGGCACTGCGCACCGGCCCGGCTGCGAAATCACGCATTGCCGTGAACAGGGGCTTTAACAGGGCCTTATGGGCGCTTGGGTAATCCATTTCTGGTCCAGACAGGGGAGGGAGTGCCGGGCAGGAAAATCCTGCCCGCACACAGAGTGTGTTTATTCAGCAGCGTCGCGGTAAGGGGCGCCTTCGCCATAAGGGACGTTGATCCCCCCAAAGCGACGGACCCGGATGTTGCATTGCTCGGCGTGGCCCACGAAGCCTTCCAGCATGCACAGACGCGAGCCGTATTCGCCGATCAGGGTGGCGGCCTCGTCGCTGGTGACCTTCTGATAAGAGTGTGTTTTCAGAAACTTACCCACCCAGAGGCCACCGGTATAGCGCCCGGCCTTTTTCGTCGGCAGCGTGTGATTGGTGCCGATCACCTTGTCGCCATTGGCAACATTGGTGCGCGGGCCGAGGAAGAGCGCGCCGTAGCAGGTCATGTTGTCGAGGAACCAGTCATCCCGGTCGGTCATCACCTGAACATGCTCGGACGCAATATCATCGGCCACCGCAAGCATCTCGTCATAGGTATCGCACAGGATCACTTCGCCGTAGTCCTCCCAGCTGACGCGGGCGGTGCCTGCGGTGGGTAGGATGGTGAGGATCCGGTCGATCTCCTTCAGCGTTTCCTCGGCAAGGGTGCGACTGTTGGTGACCAGAACGGCGGGGCTGTTGTAGCCATGTTCCGCCTGCCCCAGAAGGTCGGTCGCGCAGAGTTCGGCGTCAACCGTGTCATCAGCGATGACCATGGTTTCGGTCGGACCCGCAAAGAGGTCAATGCCCACGCGGCCAAACAGCTGTCGTTTGGCTTCGGCAACAAACGCATTGCCGGGACCCACCAGCAGATGCACCGGGGCGATGCTCTCGGTGCCGATGGCCATGGCGCCCACGGCCTGAATACCACCAAGCACATAGATCTCATGTGCGCCGCCGAGGTGCATCGCCGCTATTACGGCGGGGTTTGGCTCACCGTTGAAGGGTGGGGTGCAGGCCACGATGCGGGGCACACCGGCGACCTTTGCCGTAGCGACCGACATATGCGCGGAGGCCACCATCGGGAATTTGCCACCGGGCACATAGCAGCCGACGGATTGCACCGGGATATTCTTGTGGCCGAGGATCACGCCGGGCATCGGCTCCACCTCGATATCGAGCATGGAGTCGCGCTGCGCCTGGGCGAATTTGGTCACCTGTTCTTGGGCGAACTTGATGTCTGCCATTTCGCGGGGGGAGACCTTTGCGATGATCGCTTCAATCTCCGCCTCGCTCAACCGGTAGCTGTCGCGGTCGTAATTGTCGAACTTGCAGGCCAACTCGCGCACGGCAACATCGCCGCGCGCCTCGATATCTTTCAGCGTTGAGGCCACCACAGAGGCGGTCTTGGCGTCGTCTTCGGCCCGGTCTGCTTCGGGTTTGCCGCGTTTGAGATAGTCAATCGCCATCGTATTTATCCTTTGTTGTCGGGTCGCGGCGGTTGCTTCTCGCCACGATCAAATGCTTCCCAGCCTTCGCCGTTGAAGAGGTCGACGCCGAGCTGGGCGGCGACATGGGCAAAATCGACATTGACCCAATTGTCCACGATCTTGCCGTCAAAGACTTTCCAGAAGTCCATGTAACGGATTTCAATCCGCTTGCCGGTGGGCGCGATGCCGAGGAAGGTGCCGCTGTGGGTGGCTTCCTGCCGACCAAAGGCCGCAGCCCATTCGCCCATATAAAGACGGGCTTCGTCGATGCAGACCTTGTCGGAGAAGGCGGCCTGAAACGGGCGCTGCCAGTTGTCCTGGAATTCCTTCAGCCCGGTCTTGGTGCCGCAGCCCTGATTGCCCATCCAGCGAAACCCTTCGGAGAAAAACTCGCCGATATCGCTGATGCGGTGGTCGTTCAGCCCGTCCACCATCTCTTCGATGACGCGGCGGGTGTCTTCAGTTTTGCTCATATCCGTGTGTTTTGTCAGCACGGCTTGTTCTGGGCGAGAGCCTTTCATGGGTTTTATCCTTTTCAGTCTACCAAGGGAAAATCTGTGTTGGGGGGAGGAGATCCCGCACACAGAAAATCCCTTGGCATCCTGTTCAGCGCCGGATGGCGACCGAGGGCGTTATGACGGAAAGATGCGCTCATCCTTTGACTGCACCTGCGGTGAGGCCGCTCACGATCTGGCGCTGGAAGAACATCACCAGCACAAACAGCGGGGCGGTGGCAGAGACCACGGCGGCCACGGCAAACATTACGTTGCCTTCGGTCTGGGTGGTGCCCATGAAGCTAGCAATCTTGGGGATCATGGTCTGATTGTCCTTGCTCAGCAGCATCGAGGTGACGGCAAAATCGTTGTAGGCCAGCAGGAAGGAGAACAGGCCGGTGGTGATGACGCCGGGCCACATCACCGGGATGATCACATGGCGGAAGGCTTGAAACTGTGTGCAGCCATCGACCTTGGCACTTTCGTCCAGTTCCTTGGGGATCGACTGGAAAAAAGAGTGCAGCATCCACAAGGTGAAGGGCTGGTTGATCGCCACCAGAACGATGACCGTGGTCGCCAAATGCCCCCAGAGGTTCCATTCAAAAAACGGCAGCAGGTAGCCCGCAACCAGAGTGATCGGCGGCATCGCGCGGAAGATCAGCGCAGTGATAAGCAGCCAGAAAGTATAGCGGTAACCGGAGCGGGACAGGGCATAGCCGCCCAATGTGCCGATGGTCAGCGAGGTCATGACGACAAAGATACAGACCAATGTGGTGTTGATGCCTGCTTTCCAGAATTCCTCCTGGATCCACGCCCCTTCATAACCGGCGCCGGTCAAGGATGAGCCGTGGGTTGCCTTGGTCAGTGTGCCGGTCAGCGCATTTGTCCAATCCGCGATGGAGAAGAAATCCAGCTCAACCTTGAAAGAGCCCCAGAAGGTCCAGAGAAACGGGAAGGCTGCGAGAATGAGCCAGAACAGGATGAAACCATTGACCAGCAGGCGCAGGCCCAATGGGCGGTGAGTGGCGGCGGAACTGCTCATGTTAAGTCTTCCCCTTGAAATCTTGCCAGGTCCGGATCAGCACCGGGGTCAGCAGTACGGCAACGCCGAGAATGGTCAGGACGGATGTGGTCGCGGCGGAGGACAGAAGCCGGGTTTCACCGCCCATATCGTTGAAGATGATCCAGCTGAAAGATGTCGCATGGGCCTCGGCGTTGAAGCCGACAATCGGTTCGAAGACGCGGAAATTGTCCATCAGCTGAATGAGTGCCACAAAGGTCACCAGCGGCATCAGATGTGGCACCACAACGTAGCGGACGCGCTGCCAGCGGGTGGCGCCGTCGATCTGCGCGCTTTCCAATTGGTCCTGCGGTAGGGTCTGCAAACCAGCGTAGAAGACCACGAAGGCAAATGGAGCCGAGTGCCAGACGCCATAGACGATCAGCATGATCCAGGTCAGTCCGGTCGAGGCCTTGAGCGATAAGGTTGGATCATCGGTCAGATATTGCAGCGCCGACCCAAGAACACCGCGGCTGTCGATCATCCAGAACAGGATGAGAGAGCCAATCAGCGGTGTCACGATCATGGGCAGCAGTGAGAAGAAGATCACCAGCCCTTTGAGGTGCCGGTTGAGCGAGTTCACGGCAAGCGCGATCATCAGCCCCAGCACGATCAACAGCGGCGTCACGGTAAAGGTGTAGGTCAGCGTGAAACCCATCGCGCGGTAAAAAGGCAGGTCGCTGATTTCGCCGAAGAAAGCGCCGATGCTGTCGGTGCTGCGCCAGGCTTCTGCCACCTCGGACACAGCCAGATGGCCACGATCAAAATAGATCTGCAGACCTACAAATTTGCCTAAAGGCTCCGCATCGCGCAGGGCGCGGGTGGCCTCCTGGTCGATGGTGGTTTCCTCTTTGCAGCCGAAGGGACCGCAGTTTTCAACCGTCACCAGAACGGCGTCATGGGGGGTGTGAACGGACTGGAACAACACCGACACGATGGGCAGCGCGATGAACAAGAGCATCGCAAGCCCGGTGGGCAGAAAGAACCAGAAAAAGGTGCGGTGTTTCATGACAAACCGATGTCCAGAGTTCAGGTGGTGGTGGCAGAGGGGAGGCTCCCCTCTGCCGGTTGGGCCTCAACTTAGTTGAGGAACCCTTTTTCCTTGGCGGCAGCGGTATAGGCTGCTTCTGCATCAGCAAGAGCCTGTTCGGCGCTTTCCTTGCCCTGCATGAAATCGCTCAGCTCAGCACCCAGCGCAGTATGCAGCAGACCCATGTAGGGCAGCATCGGGTAGGGGCTGGTGCTCATCTGCACGGCCTCAAAGACACCCTGAGCGGCATCGGTCGGCTCATAACCGTCGATCAACCAGACCGCCTGAGGGGCAGTTTCTTCGTTCAGCATCGCGGGACGGATGCCGTGGGTCAGGGCGACAAAAGTCGCTTCGGCTTCGGCATCGGGAATGTTCTTGGCAACTGTCCAGCCATCCCACCACAGGGTCGAGGCCGCATCAGAGCCACCCGCCACGGTCAGTGGGCCGGAGATCGCCATGTGATCCTTCACCTCCTGCACAACACCATCGGCATCGGCCAGAGTTGCAGCGCGGCTGCCCCACATGTTCATCAGCGCGACATTGCCAGCACGGAATTCGGCGTTGGTGGCGTTGGAATCATGGGTCAGGAAGTCGGGGTTCATATATTCCGACAGTGACTTCATCATTTCCAGAGCGGCCACGCCCTGTTCATTGTTGATCGAGACCTTGGCGCTGCCCGGCTCAAAGAAGCTGCCGCCATGGCCCAGGTACATGTTGTTGAATTCCTGCGCGAGGTTCCAACCCGCCTTGTAGGCACCGCCAACCGGGTTCTCCATGAGACCCTTCTCGCGGATCATCTTGGCCGCTGCCAGCAGGTCCTCATAGCTTTTGGGGGGCTCGACACCGATCTCTTCCAGAACGTCGGCGCGATAGACCAGATGCTGGGCGTTCGCCATGAAAGCAACTGCCATGATCTTGCCATCGATGGTGATCAACTGGGTTTTCTGCAATCCGTCACCATGTTTGGCGACCAGATCGTCCAACGGACGGATGACGTCTTCGTTCATCAGGGCCACGATGGAGGAGTTGGCGATAATGGCAGACGTGTACTCCGCCGGATTGCCGGTCATGCCTGCGACGTTGATCTTCTGATGGTCTGCGGTCAGGTTGGCCTTGACCTCGCCACCGGTGCATTCCTTGGCCGCGTCGGCGACAGAATGGATGGCGGGGAATTCATTGCCAACGATGTTGACCCGCGCCGAAATCTCGCAGGCAGAACCTGCGGTCGCGGCAAGGGCCAGAACCGAGCTGGCAAGTGCGATATGTGTGAATTTCATGGTAGTCTCCCTGTTATAGGGGGACGCCGTCCGGACAGCATCCCCATCTTTGCCCCCGTCGCATGCACGAAGGCGGCGGTGGTGGGGGATTACCCCCCCAGCCGCGCACCTGTTTGTTTGTCAAACAGGTGGCAGTGATCGGTGGGCACATGGATCGACACCATATCGTCGATCTCTGCGCGGAATGTTTTGTCTGCCTTGACCGAAACCAGGACGCCGCCAATGCGGACCGTGACCATGGTTGCGTCACCCAAAAGCTCCATCGTGTAGATTGGGGCGTTGATCTGGCCGCCGCTCTCAACGACGCTGGCGTCCTCGGCGCGAAAGCCCAGTGTGACCGGACCATCCGGGCCGGACAGCCCGGCGATATCCGTGTGTTGTGCAGTGAATTGTCCGCCAGAGAGGCTGCCCTCCATCAGGTTCATCGCAGGTGAGCCGATGAAACTTGCAACAAAAGCATTGGCGGGGCGGTCGTAGATCTCTGTCGGGCTGCCGACCTGCTGTACGACGCCTTTGTTCATGACCACCACGCGATCGGCGAGGGTCATCGCTTCGATCTGGTCGTGGGTGACATAGATTGTTGTCACGGCCAGTTCATGGCTGAGGTTTTTGATCTGCGCGCGGGTAGAGACCCGCAGCTTGGCGTCCAGGTTCGACAGTGGCTCATCCATCAAGAACACGTTTGGTTCGCGTACGATGGCCCGGGCCAATGCCACCCGCTGACGTTGACCACCGGAGAGCTCTGCCGGTTTGCGGTGCAGGAACTCATCCAGTTCAACCATGGCGCTGGCCCGTCGGACCTTCTCGTCATGGGTCTTGCTGTCAACACCGCGCACCTTCAACGGAAAGCGGATATTTTCGTAGACATTCATATTGGGATAGAGCGCGTAGCTCTGGAACACCATGGCGACGTCCCGGTCTTTCGGCTCCAGTTCGTTGACCCGATTGCCATCCACCAGAATGTCGCCTTCGCTGGCGCTTTCCAGCCCGGCAATCATCCGCATTGTTGTGGTCTTGCCGCAGCCCGACGGCCCCAAGAGAACCAGAAACTCCTTGTCTGCGATGGTCAGGTCGAAATTATCAACCCCGACAAAGCTGCCCCAACGCTTGCTGATATTACGCAGCTCAATCTGTGCCATGCGGGTCCGCCTCCCAGCGAAATCTATTTTGCATACGATTGCAAAAAGGTTAGTCTTTGCTGCGTTAATTTGGCAAGATAATTTTGCAATCGTATGCAAATCGGTGCCAAGCGATTGAAAATAGGGAATGCAATGGAACATCTTCAGGCAGCAAAAGCCGTTGTGCGCGCCTTCTACGCCGATCTCGACGCCCCGGAAGCGGATCTTGAGGCGGTGTTGATTCGACATACATCGCCTGATTACCTATGGCGTGGTTTTCACCCGTTTAATGAGATGACCGAGGCTGCCGAGGTTGCGCAGCAGTTCTGGACGCCACTGCGTAAAAGCCTCACTTCACTGCAGCGGCGTGAGGATATCTTCTTTGCCGGTCGCAACCAGATGGATGGTTTCCAAGGCATCTGGGTGGTGTCTATGGGGCATTTGATGGGGCTGTTTGATGCGCCATTTGTTGGCATTCCCCCCACGGGCAAGATTGCGATGCTGCGCTATTGTGAGTTCCACCGGGTTGAAGACGGTAAGATTGCCCAAACCGCGATGTATTTCGATCTGCCGCATCTGATGGCGCAGGCTGGTGTCACAGCCTTTCCCGGTCAGACTGCCGCGCAGTTGGTGCAGCCGGGGCCAATGACGCATGATGGCCTTTTGTTTGAGGCGCAACCAGACCACGAAGGCGAGATGACGCTGGCCGTTATCAACCGCATGATTGGTGAACTGGGGCAATGGGATAACAAGCTCAGTCTTGAAGATGAGCTACGTCAGACTTGGTGCGAGGACATGTTGTGGTGGGGGCCGACCGGGATCGGCGCGACATATACCGTCGCGCGTTATGCCCAGCAGCATTCCGGCCCGTTCCGCGCAGCTTTTTCTGACAGATCCAAGACCAATCATACGGCGCGCTTGGCCGAAGGCGCCTACGGTGGCTTTGCCGGCTGGCCGAACTTTACCGCGCGTCTGACCGGTGATTTCATGGGGCGCTCGGCGACCAGTGAGCAGGGTGAATTCCGGGTGATTGATATTTACCGGCGTAGCGGTGACAAACTTGCAGAAAACTGGATCTTCATCGATCTGCTGCATTTCTGGAAGGGGCAGGGATATGATGTTCTACAACAGCTCAGCGATGGGACCCTGGCATGATTGACGCGCATCATCATCTGTGGGACCTCGCGGCGGTGCATTACCCTTGGCTGTCCGCCAAAGGTGTTTCGCGGTTCTTTGGCGACCCGAGCCCGATCCAGCGCAACTATCTGCTGCCGGAATTTCGCGCAGAGGCCGCTGCCTTGGGGATCACCGGATCTGTTCACATTCAGGTCGGTGCAGAGGATCCGCTGGCGGAGGCGAAATGGGTCCAGTCCGTCGCGGAAGCCAACCCAGGCTGGCCTTTGGTGCAGGTTGTCCATTGCGATTTGACGGCACCGGACCTCGCACAGCAATTGGATGTCATGGCAGCGCTGCCCACAGTCCGGGGGGTGCGCCAGATCGTTGGTCGCGCGCCCGGAGAGGACGCGCAGACCGGTACCAATGCGCTATTGGATGATCCGCGCTTTCTGGAGGGTCTTTTGCAGCTTAGCGAACGAGGGCTGTCCTTCGATCTGCAGCTTATTCCAGAGTTGATGGAGAAAACCGCGCGCGTTCTGGCGCAGGCACCGCGCACAAATGTGGCCCTGTGCCATGCGGGCAGCCCCCATGATCGAAGCCCGGAAGGGCTCGGAGAGTGGAGACAGCGGCTCAGGTGGCTTTCTGATCTTCCACATGTGTGGTGCAAACTCTCAGGTCTGGGTATGTTTCAGCACCGCTGGACCGTTGAGGATTTCAGGCCGATCATTGAAACATGCCTTGATCAATTTGGCGCTGACCGTTGTATGTTTGGCTCCAACTTCCCGGTGGATAGCCTTTATTCAGATTATGAAACGCTCCTGCGCGCACATGAAAAATTGGTGCCGGACAGCCAGAGGTCGCAGGTCTTTGCTGAGACCGCAGCAGGTTTTTATAAGTTCTGAACTTTGTTGCCTATGGGAGGGTAAGGGGGACCAGTGCAAATGCGCCTCCTCATGTCGAACCGGCCTGCGGGCGTGCCAAAAGCTGTGGTCGCGCCACTGACCTGTCCTATCCCTTACTGCATAAACTAAGCTCGGCCTGCGCGTCACTTCAGTTGCGCGCAGAAGGCGTGGTGACTGAAGAGATGTTTTGCGTTGGAGCCTGCAAAAATCTTCACTTCTGTTTGTTTTCCAACGACACGATTTCGACATAGGCACCCAGCATTTCCACCGCAGATTTCACCGCATCATAGGCGTTCTCTTTGACGATATAGCCGGCAATCTTATGCTCATAAGCAACAGCAATGTCCGAGGGTGCATCGGACGTTGTCAGAACAAAAATCACTGAGTTCGCCAGTTCTTTATCCTCACGCACCTCAGCGAGGAATTCCAGCCCCCCCATACGCGGCATATTCAGGTCCAGAAGGATGATATACGGGCGCTCAAGCGCGGTGGAATTCACTCCCCGCAGCAGATCAAGGGCTTCCTGTCCGTCGCCGACAACTTCAATCGGGTTCACAAGACGTAGTTTTTTCAACGCGCGTTTGATCGCCATCACGGCAACCTCGTCATCGTCTACAATCAGAAATGTAACGGATTCTCTATTGGTCATGCGGCCAATCCTTGGATGTCATTCTGTGTCTTTGCTGAGGGGGCGTTAAGGGGAACACGGACCGTAAACACGGTGCCGCGGGCCACATCCGGGTTGGAAACGACGGACACGCTGCCGCCCAGAGATCTGGCAAGTTTTTGTACAAGTGCTAGGCCCAAGCCGGATCCCTCCACTTCGTCACGGGATTTCAGCGTCTGAAACAGAACAAAGATCTGTTCCTGATATTGTTTCGGTATCCCGGGCCCGTCGTCGGCCACGGTGATCTCGACGTAGTTGGGGTACAGCTCGCTGCTTATGCGGATCGTGCCTGAGGATCTGTCGTGATGCTTGCTCGCGTTGCTGACAAGATTGATCAGAATGGTTTTCAGCGGTGTCAGATAGGCACCGAAGGGGCCACAATCCTGCTCTACCCTGATTTCGAAAGCGGAGTTGGAATTGAAGTAGAGCCTGAGCTCATCTGCAAATTTGGTCAGGCTGAAGGATCCGTGTTCACCATCAATCTGGCCGGCTCGCGCGTAGTCCAGCAAGGCAGACAGATGGCCCGACAACCTGTCGGTACGATTGCGGATCAACCCGATATTCTTTTGCGCGTCAGCGGGCATCTCATCGGCGAAATCTTCTTCTGTCCATTCGATCAGATTTGAGATGGCGCGCAGCGGCGCCCGCAGGTCATGGGCCGCCACATAGGCGAACCGTTCCAGTTCCTCATTTGAGCGTTTCAGGGCGGCCGCAGTGAGCCGGGATTTCTCCACGGCCTTGGCGATTTCAGCAATCTCATCTGAGCCGTTGGTGTCGATCGGATCATCAAGATGGCCGCGGGACATGCGCTGGATGTGGCGGGTCAGGCGGTGGATCCTCGAAATCATGCGTACCTCAATCATGAATCACAAAAGGGCAAGTGATATCAGAAGCATACACATATTAAAGGCGACATCTACGAACCGAATACGCTCAACAATACGGCTTGTTTCCGCCGCGCTTTGACGGAATTCCATGGCTGCACGCTGGGTGCTCGACCGGGTCCAGGCACCGATGTTGTTGAGCACGGCCTCCGCCTCAGCATAAAGCTGCTCCTGATCTGCTTGGCTCGTTTGCAGGGCTGACAATGCTTCGACCACGCCGGCCGGGCCCAGCATGGTGTTGCGATAATCGACCAATACACCCGCAACGTCGTGACGCGCTTCCAGGTTTTTCAGCCGGGCAAGGCGAGAGGCAAGAATATTGATTTCTCCCACCATCCGCTGGCGTGCGCCCGTCTGTGCGGCACCGGTTTCGACGGCAAAATCTTTGGTCAGAATGGCGAGTGAGGCAACGCTGCCAGATATTTCTCCCAAAGTCTTGGCTGTATCGATTGCCCAGATGACCGACCGGGGTCCATCCTGTTTGGATTGCGCGTCACGCTGTTGGTTGCCGAATTCGATCTGCGCGACAACGATGGATTTTTCCAGCGCCAGGATTTCGTCAACGGCCTGTGAAACAAGGGTGTTGATCCTGATATTTTGAGCGACGATGTCCTGGCGACCTTTCACCACGTTTTGAAAAACATCCGCATCTGCTGATGACAATTCTTCCGCGATTGTATCTTCTCGGTAGCTGAAATTCTCGCGAAACAACTGCGATAGATTGTCGACGCGCCGCGCCAGCCCGGTCAGCCCGTCCAGATCGTCGATCAGTCTGACCCGAGCTAGTGTTACTTCCAACCCATGTTGCAGGTCGCTCAGGTCGGCAATTCTGTCGAGCAAGGGAATCGTCCGGTCAGACAGGTTCTCTGTCTTGCGCTCAATGCGGCTTAGGTCGTTCCATTCCGCATACATCGCGACGCAAATCGACGCGAGGCATATAACGACACAAGATCTGAGGCGTGCGGTTAGCGACACTACGGGTCCCTTTTGCTGCTGGTGTGCTCAACATAGGGTTGAGAGGTTTACCAGTCCTTAACTGGGCGTCGATAGGCTTAAAGATACTGAGCCACACGCGAGGATCCCCATGTTCACGAGACGCGCCTTCACAACACATGCCTTGGCGCTTGGCGGGGTTGGAGGCCTGCCTGCCGCAGCGCGTTCCGGGCTTGATCACCAGCATCCTAATCTGCTTCGTATTCTGATCCCCCAAGGGGCGGAGGCAAGCCTTGCTCCAGTGGCCAATAGTTTTGAGGCGATGTGCGGCTGTCGCACGGAATTGGTCGTAGTCGGCGTCGGCGAGGTGAACGCAGTTCTGACGCTGGAAGCAATGCTGAACGATGTCGGCGTTGATGTGGCGCTGCCAGCCACCTTTGGCATCCCGGACCTTGTCGAGGCAGAGGCGATTTTGCCCTTGGATGCGCTTGCACAGCGATATGCTCCGCAGGGGCTGACCGATGCGATGATGTACACCAGCGGCGATGTTTTTGACGAGCAGCTGTGGGGGTATCAGACCGACGGTGATGTATTTTTAATGTTCTATAACAAGAGGTTTATGGAGGATCGGGACCTCGGCAATAGATACGCGGACCAGACCGGTACCGCGTTGTCGACGCCGCAAACCTGGGATGAACTGGACCGACAGATGGCGTTTTTTCACGATCCGGACGCGGGTCGGTATGGCGGCTGCCTGTTTCGCACGGCGGATAAGGTCGCCTGGGAATGGTGGGCGCGGTTTCATGCTAAGGGCGCCTGGCCGTTTTCACCCACGATGGAACCGCAGATCGCAGGAGCGCGTGGGATCGCCGCGCTGGAGGATATGATTGCCTCTGGCGCGCATCTTATCGGAGCTGATCTGGATCTGTTTTCCAACTGGGCGCGCTATCAGGAGGGCGATATCTACGCCAATATTGGCTGGGGTGGCACACAGAAGAGCCTCTATGCGCCCGGATCGGTGATGCGCGACAATATGATCAACGCGTCGTTGCCCGGCGGCCGTATAGGCGAGGCGGTGGTCCCACTCTCTTATTTCAACTGGGGGTGGAGTTATGTTGTTGCCAAGAATACAAAACAGCCAGAGCTGGCGTATCAATTCTGCGTTAATGCCGTCTCTCAGCAGGTCGGCGCTGCAGCGATTGCCCAGACTGATGGGTTCTTTGACCCGTTCAGAACCGATCAGTACCAGGATCCGGCTATCATCGAAGCCTATGGCACGCAGTTTCTGACGGTTCATGAGCAGGCGATGCGTGCGTCGATGCCGGATCTTTATCTGGCGCGGCGTGGAGAGTATTTTGAGGCTTTGTCCTATTGGCTGTTGGCCGCACTGGCCGGGGATGTGACAGCCGAGGTTGCGCTGGATAATGTTGCTCAGTCCTGGCGGGCGACAACAGATCGTGTGGGCCAGGAGGTGCAATCGCGCCGCTGGATGGCGCTGCGCAATACCTATCCTGCAGACCTGCGAAAGGCTCTTACCGATGAAACATGACACACCCGATCCGGCTCTGAGCCAGACCATGCGCGATCAGGCCATGATGGAAGTGGTCTATAAAATCGTTCACGACCTGCGTGGTTCGGTGCGGGCCATCGCTGAATTGCCGAATTGGATTGAGGAGGACCTGCAGGATGTCGGCGTTGTGCTGCCCGAGGGGCCTGCGCAGTCGTTTGACCTGATGCGGCGCCATGCGGAAAAGCTGAACATGATGCTTGATCAGCTGTCGCGGTACTCCAAGACCGGATATCGCGAGACAGAGCGGGTTTCAGTCAGAACCTGTCTGGAACGGGCGATTGCGGCGCTGAACCTGCCGAGTGACATGCAGGTGCGGGCCCGATTTGATCCGGCGGAAATCGAGATGAATCCCGATGCGTTGACGTCGATATTTCTGATCCTGTTGGGAAATGCTGCCGAGCACAACGAGGGACCGGTGCGCATTGCCGTGACCAGGCGCTTGCGCGACGGGTACTGGGACATGATGCTACGTGACAACGGGGCTGGGTTTCCGGATGGAAAATTGGAACAGGTCTTTGATCCAATGAGCAAGTTTTCTGTCGCGGAGACCGGGGGAGCAGGGATGGGCCTCGCGATTTTACGGCGTCTTGCCGACAGCTATGGCGGTGTTGTGGAAGCTCTACCGCCCCGAACCAAGCGGGACGGAGCGACCATTCGATTACGCCTTAAACAGCTTCACCGCGATTGAAGGGTGGCGATATGGTCCACCTTAATGGCGGACCGCATTGAAACTGTTGCTGTAATTTTCGATTTCGTCGAAGAAACGCCAGATGTTTAGACAGTGTGTTTCAATCTCATCAAGGGCTTCGGGGGAGGGGGTCAGCCCCTGATTATGGCAGCCGCGAATGAACGAGATCTGACGATACATGCGTCGCAGTTTGGGCTGTAATTCACTGATGCAACCCTCCGCCATGCCCCGGATCACGTTGCGTGTGGCGTCTTGGACTTCAGATTTCATCGCCGGGTTTGAGAATGTCTCCGCAATGGAATTGTAGATCACACCATGCAGTTTTTCCGCGGTCAGATTGCCCTTGCCGACATAGTCCACACAACCGGCGCGAATGGAACTGACCACCGCCTCGGTATCTTCGCGGCCAGAGATCATTACCACTGGCACCTCTTCGGTCTCCAGCCGTTTTTTGACCACGGCGACCGCTTCAAGGCCAGAGGCGTCGCGCAACTGGTGATCAATCAGGCAGAGATCAACAATGTTCTCTTCCAGTGCTTTTTCGAGGTCTTGAATGTCCGAACATGTAATCACCTCGA encodes the following:
- the hisD gene encoding histidinol dehydrogenase; translation: MAIDYLKRGKPEADRAEDDAKTASVVASTLKDIEARGDVAVRELACKFDNYDRDSYRLSEAEIEAIIAKVSPREMADIKFAQEQVTKFAQAQRDSMLDIEVEPMPGVILGHKNIPVQSVGCYVPGGKFPMVASAHMSVATAKVAGVPRIVACTPPFNGEPNPAVIAAMHLGGAHEIYVLGGIQAVGAMAIGTESIAPVHLLVGPGNAFVAEAKRQLFGRVGIDLFAGPTETMVIADDTVDAELCATDLLGQAEHGYNSPAVLVTNSRTLAEETLKEIDRILTILPTAGTARVSWEDYGEVILCDTYDEMLAVADDIASEHVQVMTDRDDWFLDNMTCYGALFLGPRTNVANGDKVIGTNHTLPTKKAGRYTGGLWVGKFLKTHSYQKVTSDEAATLIGEYGSRLCMLEGFVGHAEQCNIRVRRFGGINVPYGEGAPYRDAAE
- a CDS encoding ester cyclase, yielding MKGSRPEQAVLTKHTDMSKTEDTRRVIEEMVDGLNDHRISDIGEFFSEGFRWMGNQGCGTKTGLKEFQDNWQRPFQAAFSDKVCIDEARLYMGEWAAAFGRQEATHSGTFLGIAPTGKRIEIRYMDFWKVFDGKIVDNWVNVDFAHVAAQLGVDLFNGEGWEAFDRGEKQPPRPDNKG
- a CDS encoding carbohydrate ABC transporter permease, encoding MKHRTFFWFFLPTGLAMLLFIALPIVSVLFQSVHTPHDAVLVTVENCGPFGCKEETTIDQEATRALRDAEPLGKFVGLQIYFDRGHLAVSEVAEAWRSTDSIGAFFGEISDLPFYRAMGFTLTYTFTVTPLLIVLGLMIALAVNSLNRHLKGLVIFFSLLPMIVTPLIGSLILFWMIDSRGVLGSALQYLTDDPTLSLKASTGLTWIMLIVYGVWHSAPFAFVVFYAGLQTLPQDQLESAQIDGATRWQRVRYVVVPHLMPLVTFVALIQLMDNFRVFEPIVGFNAEAHATSFSWIIFNDMGGETRLLSSAATTSVLTILGVAVLLTPVLIRTWQDFKGKT
- a CDS encoding ABC transporter substrate-binding protein, yielding MKFTHIALASSVLALAATAGSACEISARVNIVGNEFPAIHSVADAAKECTGGEVKANLTADHQKINVAGMTGNPAEYTSAIIANSSIVALMNEDVIRPLDDLVAKHGDGLQKTQLITIDGKIMAVAFMANAQHLVYRADVLEEIGVEPPKSYEDLLAAAKMIREKGLMENPVGGAYKAGWNLAQEFNNMYLGHGGSFFEPGSAKVSINNEQGVAALEMMKSLSEYMNPDFLTHDSNATNAEFRAGNVALMNMWGSRAATLADADGVVQEVKDHMAISGPLTVAGGSDAASTLWWDGWTVAKNIPDAEAEATFVALTHGIRPAMLNEETAPQAVWLIDGYEPTDAAQGVFEAVQMSTSPYPMLPYMGLLHTALGAELSDFMQGKESAEQALADAEAAYTAAAKEKGFLN
- a CDS encoding carbohydrate ABC transporter permease — its product is MSSSAATHRPLGLRLLVNGFILFWLILAAFPFLWTFWGSFKVELDFFSIADWTNALTGTLTKATHGSSLTGAGYEGAWIQEEFWKAGINTTLVCIFVVMTSLTIGTLGGYALSRSGYRYTFWLLITALIFRAMPPITLVAGYLLPFFEWNLWGHLATTVIVLVAINQPFTLWMLHSFFQSIPKELDESAKVDGCTQFQAFRHVIIPVMWPGVITTGLFSFLLAYNDFAVTSMLLSKDNQTMIPKIASFMGTTQTEGNVMFAVAAVVSATAPLFVLVMFFQRQIVSGLTAGAVKG